CGAAGGCCAGCCGGTGGTCATCGGGGCGAGCGTCGGAATCGCGCTTTTTCCGGCCCATGGATCGACGCCGCAGGAGCTTCTCTCCAATGCCGATCTGGCGCTCTACCAGGCCAAAGCCGAAGGGCGGCATTGCCGGCGCTTCTTCACGCCCGCGTTGCGGGCGGCCGCGTCCCTCAAGCACGCCTATCAGGCCGAGCTTCGCCGGGCCCGCGAAGAGGGCGAGTTTGAACTCTTCTACCAGCCGCAGGTGAGGCTTTCCGACGGCGCATTGGTGGGCGCGGAAGCGCTGTTGCGCTGGCGCCATCCGCAGCGGGGCCTCATCACGCCGGCTGCGTTCCTGCCCGCATTGGAGACGAGCCGGCTGGCGGCCTCGGTCGGGGAATGGGCGATCAGGTCGGCCTGCAGGCAGGCGGCGGAATGGCGCAAAGCGAGTTCGCCGGCATTTCGCATGGGCGTCAATCTGTTCGGCGCGCAGTTCGGCACCGGCGATCTGGCGCACAAGGTCCGCGCCGCGCTTGACGAGTTCGAGTTGCCGCCCAACGCCCTGGAGCTCGAAATCACCGAAAACATCATCCTGCGGCATGACGACGAGATGATCGGGCCGCTGCGCGAGCTTCACGCCGAGGGCGTCGGGATCGCGTTCGACGATTACGGCACGGGATACGCATCCCTCAGCATGCTCAAGCGCTATCCCCTGAACAGGCTGAAGGTGGACCAGACCTTTGTCCGCGGCATGTGCGAATCACCGACGGACGCGGCCATCGTCAGGGCCATTCTGTATCTGGGACGGAGCTTCGGGCTGGAGGTGATCGCCGAGGGCGTCGAAACCGAGGAGCAACTGGCGCGCCTGCGCAAGAAGGGGTGTGAAGAAGGGCAAGGGTATCTTTTCGGACGTCCCATGACGGCGGAGGAGTTCGGCCGCCGCTTCAACCTGTCCCTTCCTCCGAACGTCGCCGCGGCCGAGCGCAGCACGGGCTGACTTCGGGGCTCCGCCGGGAGCCCCGAAGCCGATCTCTACTTCTTTCCCCGTACGCCCTCGCGCAACCCGGTCAGGGCTTCGGCCCATTTGTGCAGCTCGTTGAGCGTCGCCGCGACGCCCTGCTGGTTCAGTTCGCTGCCCTCGAACTTGCCGTCCTTGAGCTGGCTGAAGAAGTTCGGAATCGCGACGCCTTCAGGGATCGGCATCATCTTGAGGGTCGAAACCTGCAGCCGCGCCGTCTGCGCCGCGCGCAGCCCGCCCGACACGCCGCCATAGCTCACGAACGCCACCGGCTTGTACTGCCATTCCCAGAACAGGTAATCGAGCGCGTTCACGAAGGCCGGCGGCGCCGAGTAATTATATTCCGGCAGCACGAAGACGAGGGCGTCGGCGGCGTTGACGCTGGCCGACCACCTCTTGGTGTGCTCCCGCTCGTATTGCCGGCGCATGGGATGGTGCGGCTCGTCATAGACCGGGAGCCCGAACGCGGCGATGTCAACGAGTTCGGCATCGAACGTGCCATGCGCCTTGGCGGCCTCATGAAACCATTGCGCGATCGCCGGACCGACCCGGCCGGGCCGCGTGCTGGAAATGACGGTGTGAAGCTTCAGGGCCATGGGGCGGCTCTCCTTGATAAAGTATCTGTTTGTTGCCAAGTAACAAATCGTAACCGAGACTAAGATGATGCCTGTCGCGGACGGGCGCAAGAAGGCACGCGGATGAAACAGGGTAACATGCATGAAACCGGCGACTGCCGCGCCGTATCGGGCGTGCTGGCGCGGATCGGCGACAAATGGTCGGTGCTGATCGTCAGCCGGCTTGGCCCTCGCCCCATGCGGTTCAACGAGCTCAAGCGCGAGATCGGCGGCATCTCGCAGCGCATGCTGACGCTGACGCTCCGCGGACTGGAGCGCGACGGCCTCGTCACGCGCACGGTCTTCCCGACGATCCCGCCCCGGGTGGACTACGAACTGACAGCTCTCGGCCGCTCGCTGCTCGTGCCGGTGACCGGATTGGGCGATTGGGCGCTGAACAATATCGCCAAGATCGACGCAGCACGCGCCAAATTCGATGCCGGCGCCGTCAGGAAGGACAGGAAGATCGCGATCCGGTCAGCCCTGGCCGGCGCGGGTCACGGCGTGGCGGCGGGCGAACGCAAACGCTTCGGCGCGTGACGCGGCGGCGCGGCCCTGCTCTTCCGCAATCGCGACATCCACCATCAGCGTGACGAAGATCTGGTTGCGCTCCGCGAAGGCCCGCTCGTCGCCCAGATGGGGCCAGAGATTTGCGCGCATGAAATCGTCCAATTCGGTGGACCAGCGGACTCCATCGGAGCCGTCGAGAAGCTTGGCGCGGCGCAGGGCGAGCGCCGGCATGTACGGCGCGATCAGCTCGCGCATCTCGCCCTCGAAGGCGCGCCAACTGTCGGCTTCGAAGTCCATGCCCTGCACGAGGAACCCGACGACTTGCTTGAATGCTCCCAGAACGCGCTCTTGCATGGCTTTCTGCCTTGTGTGTGCTGCAGAGCATGCGCTGCGACATCTTAAGGCGTGCCTCAGAAGCGTGGTTAGCGAACCCTTTCGCGTTCGCAGAGTGGTAGCTTTTGCGCCCCGCGACACCACGGCTAGTGGCACATTGTTGCGCGGGCGTAACACGCGTGCTAACTGCATCGCGCGCGCGGGCACTGACTCGCGAGCGGTGGAAATTCACCAAAGAATTCATACGGTTATAACCGGCACGCGGACGAAAGCGGCCGAGCTTTGAAGGGCGGACGTGGCTACGGAACAGACCCGCGAAGTCGGACTGGCAGGGCGCTATGCGACCGCCATTTTCGAGCTGGCCCAGGACGGCAAGGCCATTCCGGCGCTGGAGCAGGATTTCGCGTCGCTGCGCCGGATGATGCAGCAGAGCACGGATTTCGCCCGCCTGGTCCGCTCGCCGGTGTTCGGCCACGAAGAACAGGGCAAGGCGATGAAGGCGGTGCTCGCCAAGATGGACGCGGCGCCGCTGACGACGCAGTTCGTCCTGCTGCTGACCGCCAAGCGCCGCCTGTTCTTCCTCGCGGACATCATCGCCGCCTTCGAGCGCCTGCTTGCGGGCCGTCGCGGCGAAGTCCTCGCCCTGGTCACCAGCGCCCGCAATCTCAACGACGGCGAGATCGCCGAGCTGAAGGCGGCGCTCAAGGCGAAGCTCGGCCGCGAGCCGCGCCTCGAAACCAAAGTCGATCCTTCCCTGCTCGGCGGCCTCGTCGTCAAGGTGGGATCGCGCATGATCGATTCATCCTTGCGCACCAAGCTCACGAGCCTGCGCGCCGCCATGAGAGGTAACTGACGATGGACATCAACCCCTCTGAAATCTCCGCCATCCTGAAGCGTGAGATCCAGAATTTCGGCACCGAGGCCGAGGTCAGCGAAGTCGGCCAGGTGCTCAGCGTCGGCGACGGCATCGCGCGCGTCTACGGCCTCGACAACGTCCAGGCCGGCGAGATGGTCGAGTTCCCAGGCGGCATCAAGGGCATGGCCCTGAACCTCGAGAGCGACAATGTCGGCGTCGTGATCTTCGGCAACGACAGCACGATCAAGGAAGGCGATACCGTCAAGCGCACCCGTGCCATCGTGGACGTGCCGGTCGGCAAGGGCCTGCTCGGCCGCGTCGTCGATGCGCTGGGCAACCCGATCGACGGCAAGGGCCCACTCGATGCTGCCGGCATCGCCGAGCGCCGCCGCGTCGACGTGAAGGCGCCGGGCATCATCCCGCGCAAATCGGTGCATGAGCCGGTGCAGACCGGCCTCAAGGCCATCGACTCCCTGATCCCGATCGGCCGCGGCCAGCGCGAGCTGATCATCGGCGACCGCCAGACCGGCAAGACCGCCGTCGCCGTCGACACGATCATCAACCAGAAGACGATCAACAAGGGTACGGACGAAGGCGCCAAGCTCTATTGCATCTACGTCGCGATCGGCCAGAAGCGCTCCACCGTGGCGCAGCTCGTCAAGACGCTCGAGGATGCGGGCGCGCTCGAATACACGATCATCGTCGCCGCCACCGCGTCGGACTCGGCGCCGCTGCAGTTCCTCGCGCCGTTCTCGGGCTGCGCGATGGGCGAGTGGTTCCGCGACAACGGCATGCACGCGCTGATCATCTATGATGACCTCTCCAAGCAGGCCGTCGCCTATCGCCAGATGTCGCTGCTGCTGCGCCGCCCGCCGGGCCGCGAAGCCTATCCGGGCGACGTGTTCTACCTGCACAGCCGCCTGCTGGAGCGCGCCGCCAAGCTGAACGAGGACAACGGCTCGGGCTCGCTGACCGCCCTGCCCGTCATCGAGACCCAGGCCAACGACGTCTCGGCCTACATCCCGACCAACGTGATCTCGATCACCGACGGCCAGATCTTCCTGGAGACCGATCTGTTCTACCAGGGCATCCGTCCGGCGGTGAATGTCGGCATCTCGGTGTCGCGCGTGGGCTCGTCGGCGCAGATCAAGGCGATGAAGACCGCGTCCGGCCCGATCAAGGGCGAACTCGCGCAGTACCGCGAGATGGCCGCCTTCGCGAAGTTCGGCTCCGACCTCGACGCTTCGACCCAGAAGATGCTGGCGCGCGGCGAGCGCCTGACCGAGCTGCTTAAGCAGCCGCAATACAAGCCCTTCGCGGTCGAGGAACAGGTGGTGGTGATCTATGCCGGCACCCGCGGCTATCTCGATCCGATCCCGACGAACAAGGTCGGCGCCTATCAGGACGCCCTGATCTCCAAGCTCAAGGCGAGCCATGCCGACATCTTGAACGACATCCGCACCGGCAAGGCCCTGACGCCGGACATCGAGAACAGGCTGAAGAGCGCGCTGGCCGACTTCGCGAAAACCTTCGCGGCCTAAGACCGGAAGGCTCACGCCATGGCAACCGTCAAGGAAATGCGCACCCGGATCGGCTCCGTCCGATCCACGCAGAAGATCACCAAGGCGCTGCAGATGGTGGCGGCCGCGAAGCTGCGCCGCGCGCAGGCCGCCGCCGAGGCAGCCAAGCCTTATGCCACGCGCATGAGCGCGGTGATCGCGAATCTCGCGGCCGGGATCACGGGCCCCGACGCACCGCTGCTGCTGGCCGGCACCGGCAAGGACCGGCGTCACCTGATCGTCGTGGCGACGGCCGATCGCGGCCTCGCCGGCGGCTTCAATTCGGGCATCGTCCGCGCCGCGCGCGAGCGCATCGCCAGCCTCATCGCCGACGGCAAGGACGTGAAGATCCTGGTCATCGGCCGCAAGGCCCGCGACCAGCTGCGCCGCCTCTATGGCAGCCGCTTCGTCGAGACCTTCGAGGTCGGCCAGAAGGCGCCGAGCCTCGGCCTCGTCCGCCCTATCGCCAAACGCATCATCGATCTCTACAACGCCGGCGAAACCGACGTGGTGACGCTGTTCTCCAGCCGTTTCAAGTCGGTCGTGACCCAGACGCCGACCGCATTGCAGCTCATCCCGGCCGCCGCGGAGCCGGGGCATGCCGCCGCGTTCTATGAATACGAGCCGGACGAGACGACGATCCTCGAACAGCTGCTGCCGCAGAACATCGCAGTGCAGCTCCTGACGGCGCTGCTCGAGAACCAGGCCGGCTTCTTCGCGGCCCAGATGACCGCGATGGACAACGCCACGCGCAACGCCGGCGACCTGATCAACGCATTGACCATCCAGATGAACCGTACCCGCCAGGCGAAGATCACGACGGAGCTGATCGAAATCATCTCCGGCGCTTCCGCCCTCTGACGATCAAGGAAAGAGACCGACCATGTCCGCTCAAGGTATCCCCGCCAACGCCAAAGGCCGCCTCACCCAGGTGATCGGCGCCGTCGTCGACGTCGAGTTCGACGGCGAGCTGCCGGCGATCCAGAACGCCCTGGAGACGACGAACGTCGACGCCAAGACCGGCGAGAAGGTCCGCCTGGTGTTCGAGGTCGCCCAGCATCTGGGCCAGAACGCAGTGCGCGCCATCGCGATGGATACCACCGAAGGCCTCGTGCGCGGCGCCGAAGTCACCGACACCGGCGCGCCGATCCGCGTCCCCGTCGGCCCGGCCACGCTCGGCCGCATCATGAACGTCATCGGCGAGCCGATCGACGAGGCCGGCCCGATCGCCACCACGCACATGTCGTCGATCCACCGCGAAGCCCCGAGCTTCGCCGAGCAGGCGGGCGCGGCCGAAGTGCTCGTCACCGGCATCAAGGTCATCGACCTGCTCTGTCCCTACACCAAGGGCGGCAAGATCGGCCTGTTCGGGGGCGCCGGGGTGGGCAAGACCGTGACCATGCAGGAGCTGATCAACAACATCGCCAAGGCCTATGGCGGCTATTCCGTGCTGGCCGGCGTCGGCGAGCGCACCCGCGAGGGCAACGACCTCTATCATGAGATGATCGAGTCCAAGGTGAACATCGATCCGAAGACCGGCTCGACCGAAGGCTCCAAGTGCACGCTGGTCTACGGCCAGATGAACGAGCCGCCGGGCGCCCGCGCCCGCGTCGCGCTGACCGGCCTCGCCCAGGCGGAGTATTTCCGCGACGTCGAGGGCAAGGACGTGCTGCTCTTCATCGACAACATCTTCCGCTTCACCCAGGCGGGTTCGGAAGTGTCCGCCCTGCTCGGCCGTATCCCGAGCGCGGTGGGCTACCAGCCGACCTTGGCCTCCGAGATGGGCAACCTGCAGGAACGCATCACCTCGACCAACAAGGGGTCGATCACCTCGGTGCAGGCGATCTATGTGCCGGCCGACGACATGACCGACCCGGCGCCCGCGACCGCGATGGCGCATCTGGACGCCCGTACCGTGCTCAGCCGCGATATCGCCGCGCTGGCAATCTTCCCGGCGGTGGATCCGCTGGACTCGTCGTCGCGCATCATGGACCCGAACATCATCGGCGAGGAGCATTACACCGTCGCCCGCCGCGTCCAGGAAGTGCTGCAGCAGTACAAGGCGCTGAAGGACATCATCGCGATCCTGGGCATGGACGAGCTTTCGGAAGACGACAAGCTGATCGTGGCGCGCGCCCGCAAGATCCAGCGCTTCCTGAGCCAGCCCTTCTTCGTGGCCGAGCAATTCACCAACCTGCCCGGCGTGTTCGTCGCCCTGGCCGACACGATCCGCTCCTTCAAGGCGATCGTCGACGGCGAGTTCGACCACCTGCCCGAGCAGGCCTTCTACAACGTCGGCACGATCGACGACGCGGTGGCCAAGGCCCAGAAGATGGCAGCGGAAGCGGCGTAAGATTTGGGCGAATAGCGAATAGGGAGTAGCGAATAGGGAAGTAGAACGCGCATGACGGGAACAGGATTTGGCTGTTTCCTATTCGCCATTCGCTACTCGCCATTCGCTGATTGATATGACCGACAAAATCGCCTTCGACCTCGTCTCGCCGGAGCGCCTGCTGCTCTCGGACACGGCGGACATGGTCACCATCCCCGCGACCGAAGGCTATATGGGCGTGATGGCCGGGCATGCACCGGTGGTCTCCGCCCTGCGCCCCGGCATGATCGACGTCCTGAAGGATGGCAGCGACAGCCGCTTCTTCATCCGCGGCGGCTTTGCCGAAGTCAGCGCGACCAAGGTCACCATCCTCGCCGA
The nucleotide sequence above comes from Rhizomicrobium sp.. Encoded proteins:
- a CDS encoding F0F1 ATP synthase subunit delta — translated: MATEQTREVGLAGRYATAIFELAQDGKAIPALEQDFASLRRMMQQSTDFARLVRSPVFGHEEQGKAMKAVLAKMDAAPLTTQFVLLLTAKRRLFFLADIIAAFERLLAGRRGEVLALVTSARNLNDGEIAELKAALKAKLGREPRLETKVDPSLLGGLVVKVGSRMIDSSLRTKLTSLRAAMRGN
- a CDS encoding F0F1 ATP synthase subunit gamma, yielding MATVKEMRTRIGSVRSTQKITKALQMVAAAKLRRAQAAAEAAKPYATRMSAVIANLAAGITGPDAPLLLAGTGKDRRHLIVVATADRGLAGGFNSGIVRAARERIASLIADGKDVKILVIGRKARDQLRRLYGSRFVETFEVGQKAPSLGLVRPIAKRIIDLYNAGETDVVTLFSSRFKSVVTQTPTALQLIPAAAEPGHAAAFYEYEPDETTILEQLLPQNIAVQLLTALLENQAGFFAAQMTAMDNATRNAGDLINALTIQMNRTRQAKITTELIEIISGASAL
- the atpD gene encoding F0F1 ATP synthase subunit beta, coding for MSAQGIPANAKGRLTQVIGAVVDVEFDGELPAIQNALETTNVDAKTGEKVRLVFEVAQHLGQNAVRAIAMDTTEGLVRGAEVTDTGAPIRVPVGPATLGRIMNVIGEPIDEAGPIATTHMSSIHREAPSFAEQAGAAEVLVTGIKVIDLLCPYTKGGKIGLFGGAGVGKTVTMQELINNIAKAYGGYSVLAGVGERTREGNDLYHEMIESKVNIDPKTGSTEGSKCTLVYGQMNEPPGARARVALTGLAQAEYFRDVEGKDVLLFIDNIFRFTQAGSEVSALLGRIPSAVGYQPTLASEMGNLQERITSTNKGSITSVQAIYVPADDMTDPAPATAMAHLDARTVLSRDIAALAIFPAVDPLDSSSRIMDPNIIGEEHYTVARRVQEVLQQYKALKDIIAILGMDELSEDDKLIVARARKIQRFLSQPFFVAEQFTNLPGVFVALADTIRSFKAIVDGEFDHLPEQAFYNVGTIDDAVAKAQKMAAEAA
- the atpA gene encoding F0F1 ATP synthase subunit alpha, yielding MDINPSEISAILKREIQNFGTEAEVSEVGQVLSVGDGIARVYGLDNVQAGEMVEFPGGIKGMALNLESDNVGVVIFGNDSTIKEGDTVKRTRAIVDVPVGKGLLGRVVDALGNPIDGKGPLDAAGIAERRRVDVKAPGIIPRKSVHEPVQTGLKAIDSLIPIGRGQRELIIGDRQTGKTAVAVDTIINQKTINKGTDEGAKLYCIYVAIGQKRSTVAQLVKTLEDAGALEYTIIVAATASDSAPLQFLAPFSGCAMGEWFRDNGMHALIIYDDLSKQAVAYRQMSLLLRRPPGREAYPGDVFYLHSRLLERAAKLNEDNGSGSLTALPVIETQANDVSAYIPTNVISITDGQIFLETDLFYQGIRPAVNVGISVSRVGSSAQIKAMKTASGPIKGELAQYREMAAFAKFGSDLDASTQKMLARGERLTELLKQPQYKPFAVEEQVVVIYAGTRGYLDPIPTNKVGAYQDALISKLKASHADILNDIRTGKALTPDIENRLKSALADFAKTFAA
- a CDS encoding F0F1 ATP synthase subunit epsilon, with amino-acid sequence MTDKIAFDLVSPERLLLSDTADMVTIPATEGYMGVMAGHAPVVSALRPGMIDVLKDGSDSRFFIRGGFAEVSATKVTILAEEAIPMGEMDLAVLDQRIKDAEEDLIAAQSDADRARMAEALDDLRLVRAAF
- a CDS encoding helix-turn-helix domain-containing protein, encoding MKQGNMHETGDCRAVSGVLARIGDKWSVLIVSRLGPRPMRFNELKREIGGISQRMLTLTLRGLERDGLVTRTVFPTIPPRVDYELTALGRSLLVPVTGLGDWALNNIAKIDAARAKFDAGAVRKDRKIAIRSALAGAGHGVAAGERKRFGA
- a CDS encoding NAD(P)H-dependent oxidoreductase, producing MALKLHTVISSTRPGRVGPAIAQWFHEAAKAHGTFDAELVDIAAFGLPVYDEPHHPMRRQYEREHTKRWSASVNAADALVFVLPEYNYSAPPAFVNALDYLFWEWQYKPVAFVSYGGVSGGLRAAQTARLQVSTLKMMPIPEGVAIPNFFSQLKDGKFEGSELNQQGVAATLNELHKWAEALTGLREGVRGKK